In Sus scrofa isolate TJ Tabasco breed Duroc chromosome 11, Sscrofa11.1, whole genome shotgun sequence, the following proteins share a genomic window:
- the RCBTB2 gene encoding RCC1 and BTB domain-containing protein 2 isoform X5 yields the protein MEEDFLLVYGGRVKMPEKDGGGEADMSKAVKPVRATPSSLKMLDVGKWPIFSLCSEEELQLVRQACVFGSAGNEVLYTTVNDEIFVLGTNCCGCLGLGDVQSTIEPRRLDSLSGKKIACLSYGSGPHVVLATTEGEVFTWGHNAYSQLGNGTTNHGLVPCHISTNLSNKQVIEVACGSYHSLVLTSDGEVFAWGYNNSGQVGSGSTANQPIPRRVTGCLQNKTVVNIACGQMCSMAVVDTGEVYVWGYNGNGQLGLGSGGNQPTPCRIAALQGIRVQRVACGYAHTLVLTDEGQVYAWGANSYGQLGTGNKSNQSYPTPVIVEKDSSCCGQPSPSPAPAFPRGAGCSRIIEIAACHSAHTSAAKTQGGHVYMWGQCRGQSVTLPHLTHFSSTDDVFACFATPAVTWRLLSVEPDDHLTVAESLKREFDNPNTADLKFLVDGKYIYAHKVLLKIRCEHFRSSLEGNEDEIVEMSEFSYPVYRAFLEYLYTDSISLSPEEAVGLLDLATFYRENRLKKLCQQTIKQGICEENAIALLSAAVKYDAQDLEEFCFRFCVNHLTVVTQTSGFAEMDHDLLKNFISKASRVGAFKN from the exons ccaGTACGGGCTACTCCGTCGTCTTTGAAGATGTTAGATGTGGGAAAGTGGCCAATTTTCTCCCTTTGTTCTGAGGAAGAACTGCAGTTAGTTCGTCAGGCCTGTGTCTTCGGCAGTGCTGGCAATGAAGTTTTATACACCACAGTAAATGATGAG ATTTTTGTGCTTGGCAcaaactgctgtggctgtttgGGATTGGGTGATGTCCAGAGCACCATTGAACCTCGGAGACTGGATTCTTTAAGTGGCAAAAAAATCGCCTGCCTCAGCTATGGGAGTGGCCCGCATGTTGTCCTTGCAACCACAG AAGGAGAAGTCTTTACCTGGGGTCATAATGCTTACAGTCAGCTGGGTAATGGGACGACTAATCATGGTTTAGTTCCCTGTCATATCTCTACTAATTTGTCAAACAAACAAGTCATTGAAGTTGCCTGTGGATCTTACCATTCATTGGTGCTAACATCTGATGGAGAG gtATTTGCTTGGGGTTATAATAACTCTGGGCAGGTGGGATCTGGATCAACAGCTAATCAGCCAATCCCTCGAAGAGTCACTGGCTGCTTACAGAATAAAACAGTTGTGAATATAGCCTGTGGGCAGATGTGCTCAATGGCAGTGGTGGACACTGGGGAG GTCTATGTCTGGGGTTACAATGGAAACGGGCAGCTGGGACTTGGCAGTGGTGGCAACCAGCCAACCCCTTGTAGAATAGCAGCTTTGCAAGGCATCCGTGTCCAGCGG gTTGCCTGTGGCTACGCACACACATTAGTATTAACAGACGAAGGTCAAGTGTATGCTTGGGGTGCCAATTCTTACGGCCAGTTGGGCACTGGCAATAAAAGTAACCAGTCCTATCCTACTCCTGTCATTGTGGAAAAGGACAG CAGCTGCTGCGGTCAGCCAAGCCCGAGCCCCGCCCCTGCCTTCCCGCGTGGCGCTGGGTGCTCCAG AATCATAGAGATTGCAGCCTGCCACTCTGCCCACACGTCAGCTGCCAAGACGCAGGGAGGCCACGTGTACATGTGGGGCCAGTGCCGGGGCCAGTCGGTGACCCTTCCCCACCTCACCCACTTCTCCTCCACCGACGACGTGTTCGCCTGCTTTGCCACCCCTGCCGTCACGTGGCGCCTCCTGTCTGTGG AACCTGACGACCACCTCACAGTGGCTGAGTCCCTGAAGAGGGAATTCGACAACCCCAACACTGCAGACCTGAAGTTTCTGGTGGATGGAAAGTACATTTATGCACATAAAGTCCTTCTGAAAATTAG GTGTGAGCATTTTCGCTCTTCCTTGGAAGGCAATGAGGATGAGATTGTAGAAATGAGTGAATTTTCGTATCCTGTTTACCGGGCCTTCCTGGAGTACCTGTACACAGACAGCATCAGCCTGTCCCCCGAGGAGGCAGTAG GATTGCTAGATTTGGCTACATTTTATAGAGAAAATCGTTTGAAAAAACTCTGCCAACAGACAATCAAGCAAGGAATTTGTGAGGAGAACGCCATTGCACTGCTCTCAGCTGCCGTGAAGTATGATGCTCAG GACTTAGAAGAATTCTGCTTCAGATTTTGCGTAAACCATTTGACTGTGGTGACACAGACTTCAGGCTTTGCAGAAATGGACCATGATCTCTTGAAGAACTTTATCAGCAAAGCAAGCAGAGTTGGAGCCTTTAAAAACTGA
- the RCBTB2 gene encoding RCC1 and BTB domain-containing protein 2 isoform X6: MEEDFLLVYGGRVKMPEKDGGGEADMSKAVKPVRATPSSLKMLDVGKWPIFSLCSEEELQLVRQACVFGSAGNEVLYTTVNDEIFVLGTNCCGCLGLGDVQSTIEPRRLDSLSGKKIACLSYGSGPHVVLATTEGEVFTWGHNAYSQLGNGTTNHGLVPCHISTNLSNKQVIEVACGSYHSLVLTSDGEVFAWGYNNSGQVGSGSTANQPIPRRVTGCLQNKTVVNIACGQMCSMAVVDTGEVYVWGYNGNGQLGLGSGGNQPTPCRIAALQGIRVQRVACGYAHTLVLTDEGQVYAWGANSYGQLGTGNKSNQSYPTPVIVEKDRIIEIAACHSAHTSAAKTQGGHVYMWGQCRGQSVTLPHLTHFSSTDDVFACFATPAVTWRLLSVEPDDHLTVAESLKREFDNPNTADLKFLVDGKYIYAHKVLLKIRCEHFRSSLEGNEDEIVEMSEFSYPVYRAFLEYLYTDSISLSPEEAVGLLDLATFYRENRLKKLCQQTIKQGICEENAIALLSAAVKYDAQDLEEFCFRFCVNHLTVVTQTSGFAEMDHDLLKNFISKASRVGAFKN, from the exons ccaGTACGGGCTACTCCGTCGTCTTTGAAGATGTTAGATGTGGGAAAGTGGCCAATTTTCTCCCTTTGTTCTGAGGAAGAACTGCAGTTAGTTCGTCAGGCCTGTGTCTTCGGCAGTGCTGGCAATGAAGTTTTATACACCACAGTAAATGATGAG ATTTTTGTGCTTGGCAcaaactgctgtggctgtttgGGATTGGGTGATGTCCAGAGCACCATTGAACCTCGGAGACTGGATTCTTTAAGTGGCAAAAAAATCGCCTGCCTCAGCTATGGGAGTGGCCCGCATGTTGTCCTTGCAACCACAG AAGGAGAAGTCTTTACCTGGGGTCATAATGCTTACAGTCAGCTGGGTAATGGGACGACTAATCATGGTTTAGTTCCCTGTCATATCTCTACTAATTTGTCAAACAAACAAGTCATTGAAGTTGCCTGTGGATCTTACCATTCATTGGTGCTAACATCTGATGGAGAG gtATTTGCTTGGGGTTATAATAACTCTGGGCAGGTGGGATCTGGATCAACAGCTAATCAGCCAATCCCTCGAAGAGTCACTGGCTGCTTACAGAATAAAACAGTTGTGAATATAGCCTGTGGGCAGATGTGCTCAATGGCAGTGGTGGACACTGGGGAG GTCTATGTCTGGGGTTACAATGGAAACGGGCAGCTGGGACTTGGCAGTGGTGGCAACCAGCCAACCCCTTGTAGAATAGCAGCTTTGCAAGGCATCCGTGTCCAGCGG gTTGCCTGTGGCTACGCACACACATTAGTATTAACAGACGAAGGTCAAGTGTATGCTTGGGGTGCCAATTCTTACGGCCAGTTGGGCACTGGCAATAAAAGTAACCAGTCCTATCCTACTCCTGTCATTGTGGAAAAGGACAG AATCATAGAGATTGCAGCCTGCCACTCTGCCCACACGTCAGCTGCCAAGACGCAGGGAGGCCACGTGTACATGTGGGGCCAGTGCCGGGGCCAGTCGGTGACCCTTCCCCACCTCACCCACTTCTCCTCCACCGACGACGTGTTCGCCTGCTTTGCCACCCCTGCCGTCACGTGGCGCCTCCTGTCTGTGG AACCTGACGACCACCTCACAGTGGCTGAGTCCCTGAAGAGGGAATTCGACAACCCCAACACTGCAGACCTGAAGTTTCTGGTGGATGGAAAGTACATTTATGCACATAAAGTCCTTCTGAAAATTAG GTGTGAGCATTTTCGCTCTTCCTTGGAAGGCAATGAGGATGAGATTGTAGAAATGAGTGAATTTTCGTATCCTGTTTACCGGGCCTTCCTGGAGTACCTGTACACAGACAGCATCAGCCTGTCCCCCGAGGAGGCAGTAG GATTGCTAGATTTGGCTACATTTTATAGAGAAAATCGTTTGAAAAAACTCTGCCAACAGACAATCAAGCAAGGAATTTGTGAGGAGAACGCCATTGCACTGCTCTCAGCTGCCGTGAAGTATGATGCTCAG GACTTAGAAGAATTCTGCTTCAGATTTTGCGTAAACCATTTGACTGTGGTGACACAGACTTCAGGCTTTGCAGAAATGGACCATGATCTCTTGAAGAACTTTATCAGCAAAGCAAGCAGAGTTGGAGCCTTTAAAAACTGA
- the RCBTB2 gene encoding RCC1 and BTB domain-containing protein 2 isoform X7 translates to MPEKDGGGEADMSKAVKPVRATPSSLKMLDVGKWPIFSLCSEEELQLVRQACVFGSAGNEVLYTTVNDEIFVLGTNCCGCLGLGDVQSTIEPRRLDSLSGKKIACLSYGSGPHVVLATTEGEVFTWGHNAYSQLGNGTTNHGLVPCHISTNLSNKQVIEVACGSYHSLVLTSDGEVFAWGYNNSGQVGSGSTANQPIPRRVTGCLQNKTVVNIACGQMCSMAVVDTGEVYVWGYNGNGQLGLGSGGNQPTPCRIAALQGIRVQRVACGYAHTLVLTDEGQVYAWGANSYGQLGTGNKSNQSYPTPVIVEKDRIIEIAACHSAHTSAAKTQGGHVYMWGQCRGQSVTLPHLTHFSSTDDVFACFATPAVTWRLLSVEPDDHLTVAESLKREFDNPNTADLKFLVDGKYIYAHKVLLKIRCEHFRSSLEGNEDEIVEMSEFSYPVYRAFLEYLYTDSISLSPEEAVGLLDLATFYRENRLKKLCQQTIKQGICEENAIALLSAAVKYDAQDLEEFCFRFCVNHLTVVTQTSGFAEMDHDLLKNFISKASRVGAFKN, encoded by the exons ccaGTACGGGCTACTCCGTCGTCTTTGAAGATGTTAGATGTGGGAAAGTGGCCAATTTTCTCCCTTTGTTCTGAGGAAGAACTGCAGTTAGTTCGTCAGGCCTGTGTCTTCGGCAGTGCTGGCAATGAAGTTTTATACACCACAGTAAATGATGAG ATTTTTGTGCTTGGCAcaaactgctgtggctgtttgGGATTGGGTGATGTCCAGAGCACCATTGAACCTCGGAGACTGGATTCTTTAAGTGGCAAAAAAATCGCCTGCCTCAGCTATGGGAGTGGCCCGCATGTTGTCCTTGCAACCACAG AAGGAGAAGTCTTTACCTGGGGTCATAATGCTTACAGTCAGCTGGGTAATGGGACGACTAATCATGGTTTAGTTCCCTGTCATATCTCTACTAATTTGTCAAACAAACAAGTCATTGAAGTTGCCTGTGGATCTTACCATTCATTGGTGCTAACATCTGATGGAGAG gtATTTGCTTGGGGTTATAATAACTCTGGGCAGGTGGGATCTGGATCAACAGCTAATCAGCCAATCCCTCGAAGAGTCACTGGCTGCTTACAGAATAAAACAGTTGTGAATATAGCCTGTGGGCAGATGTGCTCAATGGCAGTGGTGGACACTGGGGAG GTCTATGTCTGGGGTTACAATGGAAACGGGCAGCTGGGACTTGGCAGTGGTGGCAACCAGCCAACCCCTTGTAGAATAGCAGCTTTGCAAGGCATCCGTGTCCAGCGG gTTGCCTGTGGCTACGCACACACATTAGTATTAACAGACGAAGGTCAAGTGTATGCTTGGGGTGCCAATTCTTACGGCCAGTTGGGCACTGGCAATAAAAGTAACCAGTCCTATCCTACTCCTGTCATTGTGGAAAAGGACAG AATCATAGAGATTGCAGCCTGCCACTCTGCCCACACGTCAGCTGCCAAGACGCAGGGAGGCCACGTGTACATGTGGGGCCAGTGCCGGGGCCAGTCGGTGACCCTTCCCCACCTCACCCACTTCTCCTCCACCGACGACGTGTTCGCCTGCTTTGCCACCCCTGCCGTCACGTGGCGCCTCCTGTCTGTGG AACCTGACGACCACCTCACAGTGGCTGAGTCCCTGAAGAGGGAATTCGACAACCCCAACACTGCAGACCTGAAGTTTCTGGTGGATGGAAAGTACATTTATGCACATAAAGTCCTTCTGAAAATTAG GTGTGAGCATTTTCGCTCTTCCTTGGAAGGCAATGAGGATGAGATTGTAGAAATGAGTGAATTTTCGTATCCTGTTTACCGGGCCTTCCTGGAGTACCTGTACACAGACAGCATCAGCCTGTCCCCCGAGGAGGCAGTAG GATTGCTAGATTTGGCTACATTTTATAGAGAAAATCGTTTGAAAAAACTCTGCCAACAGACAATCAAGCAAGGAATTTGTGAGGAGAACGCCATTGCACTGCTCTCAGCTGCCGTGAAGTATGATGCTCAG GACTTAGAAGAATTCTGCTTCAGATTTTGCGTAAACCATTTGACTGTGGTGACACAGACTTCAGGCTTTGCAGAAATGGACCATGATCTCTTGAAGAACTTTATCAGCAAAGCAAGCAGAGTTGGAGCCTTTAAAAACTGA
- the RCBTB2 gene encoding RCC1 and BTB domain-containing protein 2 isoform X8: MLDVGKWPIFSLCSEEELQLVRQACVFGSAGNEVLYTTVNDEIFVLGTNCCGCLGLGDVQSTIEPRRLDSLSGKKIACLSYGSGPHVVLATTEGEVFTWGHNAYSQLGNGTTNHGLVPCHISTNLSNKQVIEVACGSYHSLVLTSDGEVFAWGYNNSGQVGSGSTANQPIPRRVTGCLQNKTVVNIACGQMCSMAVVDTGEVYVWGYNGNGQLGLGSGGNQPTPCRIAALQGIRVQRVACGYAHTLVLTDEGQVYAWGANSYGQLGTGNKSNQSYPTPVIVEKDRIIEIAACHSAHTSAAKTQGGHVYMWGQCRGQSVTLPHLTHFSSTDDVFACFATPAVTWRLLSVEPDDHLTVAESLKREFDNPNTADLKFLVDGKYIYAHKVLLKIRCEHFRSSLEGNEDEIVEMSEFSYPVYRAFLEYLYTDSISLSPEEAVGLLDLATFYRENRLKKLCQQTIKQGICEENAIALLSAAVKYDAQDLEEFCFRFCVNHLTVVTQTSGFAEMDHDLLKNFISKASRVGAFKN, encoded by the exons ATGTTAGATGTGGGAAAGTGGCCAATTTTCTCCCTTTGTTCTGAGGAAGAACTGCAGTTAGTTCGTCAGGCCTGTGTCTTCGGCAGTGCTGGCAATGAAGTTTTATACACCACAGTAAATGATGAG ATTTTTGTGCTTGGCAcaaactgctgtggctgtttgGGATTGGGTGATGTCCAGAGCACCATTGAACCTCGGAGACTGGATTCTTTAAGTGGCAAAAAAATCGCCTGCCTCAGCTATGGGAGTGGCCCGCATGTTGTCCTTGCAACCACAG AAGGAGAAGTCTTTACCTGGGGTCATAATGCTTACAGTCAGCTGGGTAATGGGACGACTAATCATGGTTTAGTTCCCTGTCATATCTCTACTAATTTGTCAAACAAACAAGTCATTGAAGTTGCCTGTGGATCTTACCATTCATTGGTGCTAACATCTGATGGAGAG gtATTTGCTTGGGGTTATAATAACTCTGGGCAGGTGGGATCTGGATCAACAGCTAATCAGCCAATCCCTCGAAGAGTCACTGGCTGCTTACAGAATAAAACAGTTGTGAATATAGCCTGTGGGCAGATGTGCTCAATGGCAGTGGTGGACACTGGGGAG GTCTATGTCTGGGGTTACAATGGAAACGGGCAGCTGGGACTTGGCAGTGGTGGCAACCAGCCAACCCCTTGTAGAATAGCAGCTTTGCAAGGCATCCGTGTCCAGCGG gTTGCCTGTGGCTACGCACACACATTAGTATTAACAGACGAAGGTCAAGTGTATGCTTGGGGTGCCAATTCTTACGGCCAGTTGGGCACTGGCAATAAAAGTAACCAGTCCTATCCTACTCCTGTCATTGTGGAAAAGGACAG AATCATAGAGATTGCAGCCTGCCACTCTGCCCACACGTCAGCTGCCAAGACGCAGGGAGGCCACGTGTACATGTGGGGCCAGTGCCGGGGCCAGTCGGTGACCCTTCCCCACCTCACCCACTTCTCCTCCACCGACGACGTGTTCGCCTGCTTTGCCACCCCTGCCGTCACGTGGCGCCTCCTGTCTGTGG AACCTGACGACCACCTCACAGTGGCTGAGTCCCTGAAGAGGGAATTCGACAACCCCAACACTGCAGACCTGAAGTTTCTGGTGGATGGAAAGTACATTTATGCACATAAAGTCCTTCTGAAAATTAG GTGTGAGCATTTTCGCTCTTCCTTGGAAGGCAATGAGGATGAGATTGTAGAAATGAGTGAATTTTCGTATCCTGTTTACCGGGCCTTCCTGGAGTACCTGTACACAGACAGCATCAGCCTGTCCCCCGAGGAGGCAGTAG GATTGCTAGATTTGGCTACATTTTATAGAGAAAATCGTTTGAAAAAACTCTGCCAACAGACAATCAAGCAAGGAATTTGTGAGGAGAACGCCATTGCACTGCTCTCAGCTGCCGTGAAGTATGATGCTCAG GACTTAGAAGAATTCTGCTTCAGATTTTGCGTAAACCATTTGACTGTGGTGACACAGACTTCAGGCTTTGCAGAAATGGACCATGATCTCTTGAAGAACTTTATCAGCAAAGCAAGCAGAGTTGGAGCCTTTAAAAACTGA